A genomic window from Onychostoma macrolepis isolate SWU-2019 chromosome 22, ASM1243209v1, whole genome shotgun sequence includes:
- the si:ch211-129c21.1 gene encoding semaphorin-4E: MYSPLLLFIVLHGIFLVCAYNGWSSLKSIPRKTIQYEDNHVITFKEEGVWNYSTVLIREDLGLLVLGAREAVYALDINDISVAKSKVLWKVSEEKQKECTSKGRHPDIDCRNYVRMLHQINDSVMYMCGTNAFSPTCDYITYGDGQLKLEGKQEDGRGKCPFDPFQRSSSVMVDQDLYSATSLNFLGSEPVILRTSPITLRTVFKSSWLNEPNFVYMDVVPESEDSPEGDDDKVYMFFSENAVEYDFYNKLVVSRVARVCKGDMGGQRTLQKKWSSFLKARLDCSVPEPSLPYIIQDVFHVRHKKWRKSVFYAIFTSQSSSTDRSSAVCAYDVTDISEVFSRGKFKTEVTVEMSDVKWVTYNGELPVPRPGACVNNAARSSGIMRSLDLPDKNLQFIRDRPLMDDAVRPITGKPLLLKRGPLLTHLVVDHVTASDGESYPVMFVGTENGYVQKAVNYDGEMHIIEEVKLFQNAEPIDVLRLHQNQLYAGSASGVVQMPVSNCSRYSSCLDCVLARDPYCAWDIPDQRCSRVPTSPEDGKINLIQSLKEGDATRCPTTAPMEPKIRSLVLGNNIKLLCHPDSNLAQVNWNFAGKPLPYSNRKYTIYNDGILIYNASVADAGHYTCTSVERAKGRDYTQTLAIYDLCEQSSVVVTDKIKTTLGILPESHTTSSSLHKSKEPPWYSRTESSESKWIAMQVALAVLSVMMVCLLIWNLYMGHISPFMCCGRQLIKSPRNLPEREYMHTGNDAIDSKQQMVRLCVTTNSGLEATSFHRNTTIGDTPTDMHVFKYITDESEI, encoded by the exons ATGTATTCTCCTCTGTTGCTCTTCATTGTCCTGCATGGCATCTTCCTGGTGTGTGCCTACAATGGATGGAGCAGTCTGAAAAGTATCCCACGAAAAACCATTCAGTATGAAG ATAACCATGTGATCACGTTTAAAGAGGAAGGTGTTTGGAATTACTCCACAGTGCTGATTAGGGAGGATCTGGGTTTGCTGGTGTTGGGGGCGAGAGAGGCTGTCTACGCCCTTGACATAAACGATATCAGCGTTGCCAAGTCTAAG GTGCTCTGGAAAGTTTCAGAGGAGAAACAAAAGGAATGCACCTCTAAAGGAAGACATCCTGAC ATCGACTGTCGAAACTATGTGCGGATGCTGCATCAAATAAACGACAGCGTGATGTACATGTGCGGGACAAATGCCTTTAGCCCCACCTGCGATTACATA ACATATGGTGACGGGCAGCTGAAACTAGAGGGAAAGCAGGAAGACGGGAGGGGGAAATGTCCTTTCGATCCATTCCAGAGATCCTCTTCCGTCATGGTTG ATCAAGACCTGTATTCTGCCACGTCCTTAAACTTTCTGGGTTCAGAGCCGGTCATTCTCCGCACCTCTCCCATTACACTGCGGACAGTGTTTAAGAGCTCTTGGCTCAATG AGCCAAACTTCGTCTACATGGATGTGGTCCCAGAAAGCGAGGACAGTCCTGAGGGTGACGATGACAAGGTCTACATGTTCTTCAGTGAGAACGCCGTGGAGTACGACTTCTACAACAAGCTTGTGGTGTCGCGTGTTGCCAGAGTCTGCAAG GGTGACATGGGTGGTCAAAGGACCCTCCAGAAGAAATGGAGCTCTTTCTTGAAGGCTCGTCTGGACTGCTCTGTCCCTGAACCCAGCCTGCCCTACATCATACAGGACGTCTTTCATGTCCGTCACAAAAAATGGAGGAAAAGTGTCTTTTATGCAATTTTCACCTCTCAGTC GAGCTCAACAGATCGGTCTTCGGCAGTATGTGCATACGATGTGACTGATATCAGCGAGGTGTTCTCACGTGGCAAATTTAAGACAGAGGTGACTGTGGAAATGTCTGATGTGAAGTGGGTTACGTACAACGGAGAGCTTCCTGTCCCTCGACCAGGAGCT TGTGTCAACAATGCAGCGAGGAGTTCAGGAATAATGCGGTCACTGGACCTCCCTGATAAAAATCTACAGTTCATCCGAGACCGCCCCCTCATGGATGACGCCGTCCGACCAATCACAGGCAAGCCCCTACTGCTCAAGAGAGGCCCGCTGTTGACCCACCTCGTCGTAGACCATGTAACTGCATCGGACGGAGAGTCCTATCCTGTGATGTTTGTCGGCACAG AAAATGGTTATGTTCAGAAAGCAGTGAACTATGATGGAGAAATGCACATTATTGAGGAAGTAAAACTGTTTCAGAATGCTGAGCCAATTGACGTCCTAAGACTTCACCAGAATCAG TTGTATGCAGGCTCTGCATCTGGGGTTGTCCAGATGCCCGTCAGCAACTGCAGTCGTTATTCTTCCTGTCTGGACTGTGTGCTTGCCAGAGACCCTTACTGTGCCTGGGACATCCCAGATCAACGGTGCTCTAGAGTACCCACATCACCTGAGGATGGAAAAAT CAATCTGATACAAAGTCTAAAGGAAGGGGATGCCACTCGATGCCCAACAACAG CTCCCATGGAACCAAAGATTCGCAGCCTAGTGCTGGGAAACAACATAAAGTTGCTGTGTCATCCAGACTCTAACTTGGCCCAGGTCAATTGGAACTTTGCTGGAAAGCCACTTCCCTACTCAAACAGGAAGTATACTATTTATAATGATGGCATCCTTATCTACAACGCCTCTGTCGCTGACGCTGGACACTACACCTGCACGTCAGTCGAGCGGGCGAAAGGGAGAGACTACACCCAAACGCTGGCCATTTATGACTTGTGTGAACAATCATCAGTAGTTGTGACAGATAAGATCAAGACCACACTGGGAATCCTTCCTGAAAGCCACAcgacatcatcaagtttgcatAAATCCAAAGAGCCTCCATGGTATTCAAGAACTGAGAGCAGTGAGAGTAAATGGATAGCAATGCAAGTGGCGTTGGCCGTGCTGTCAGTTATGATGGTATGTCTGCTGATCTGGAACCTGTACATGGGCCACATCTCTCCATTTATGTGCTGTGGGAGGCAACTAATCAAAAGCCCCAGGAATCTTCCAGAAAGGGAATACATGCACACAGGAAATGATGCTATAGACAGTAAACAGCAAATGGTCAGGTTGTGTGTCACGACAAACAGTGGTCTAGAAGCCACAAGCTTCCACAGGAATACCACCATTGGGGATACACCAACGgacatgcatgtttttaagtACATTACAGACGAGTCGgagatttaa